The following are encoded in a window of Scleropages formosus chromosome 7, fSclFor1.1, whole genome shotgun sequence genomic DNA:
- the LOC108937559 gene encoding proenkephalin-A-like, with amino-acid sequence MAPAASSTRIVVLIACLWLTVRAAQASCGEECARCLHLLRDNAGQMDALICKLECEGRITTTKSVDLCRDVVQGDKGEMLAEGPVTAAGPNRGREEEEENQLAKKYGGFMKRYGGFMKKARELSAASDEVELNRGFTKKYPEGVADHLSILKELLNPEVEDKAEQVGEMTKRYGGFMEKSKRSSVPDDEIKELQKRYGGFMRRVGRPSWKEDEKRYIGFFEAPQGEAGGVDSAGMEKRYGGFMD; translated from the exons ATGGCTCCGGCGGCCAGTTCAACCCGAATTGTGGTCCTCATCGCCTGCCTCTGGCTCACGGTCCGAGCGGCGCAGGCGAGCTGCGGTGAGGAGTGCGCGCGCTGTCTGCACCTGCTGCGAGACAACGCGGGACAGATGGACGCGCTG ATATGTAAACTAGAGTGTGAAGGAAGGATAACCACAACAAAGTCAGTGGATCTCTGCAGGGATGTAGTGCAGGGGGACAAAGGAGAGATGCTGGCAGAAGGTCCGGTCACCGCGGCAGGGCCAAACCggggaagagaagaggaagaggaaaaccAGCTGGCAAAGAAGTACGGTGGCTTCATGAAGCGCTACGGAGGATTCATGAAGAAGGCCAGAGAGCTCAGCGCCGCATCGGATGAGGTGGAGCTTAACAGAGGCTTTACGAAGAAGTATCCAGAAGGTGTTGCTGACCATCTCTCCATTTTGAAAGAGCTGCTCAACCCTGAGGTGGAGGACAAAGCAGAGCAGGTGGGTGAGATGACAAAACGGTACGGCGGTTTCATGGAGAAGTCCAAGCGCAGCTCGGTCCCAGATGACGAAAtcaaggagctgcagaagagGTATGGGGGATTCATGCGGCGGGTGGGCCGGCCCTCATGGAAGGAAGATGAGAAAAGATACATTGGATTCTTCGAGGCCCCCCAGGGAGAAGCAGGTGGAGTTGACTCCGCTGGTATGGAGAAGCGATACGGAGGATTTATGGATtag